ATCGAAACTCCGTAGTCACTATACTTCTCTGCTTTAATCGGGGCCCTAACAATTGGAACGATGGCTTTTAACAAAGCAGTCAAACTTAGATCTCCTTCAACTTCCTCTCCTTCCCCAGGTTCGACGTATTTCAGCTTAACTTTTCCTGGAATAACGTTACCCTTAATGAAAGCCCCATCCAGGGATATTGCTACTGCATTTGAATTCCTCAGGAAGTGAGAAAGTGCTACCATCGGATGAGTATCAACTCCCGGGAGGAAGTAAGCTGCATGTCTTGTCTCGACAACTGGAGTTTTAGGTTCGAACTCTATTTCCCTTACCCTCCCCTTTACCTTCACTTTTCTTGGATAAACTTTAATCTCCACCCCGAATCCCTTTCTTCTGCGTATAATGGGTTTCATTCCTATTCCATCAGCATTAATCATGTACTTGGGTACTTTACCCTCCTTTGAAAGCTTTTCAGCTATGTGCATTGCCATTGCTCCTCCTATTTCCTCATCTCCAGTAAATGCAAAAATTACCCTACCATTTAGCTTTTCTTCTTTGGAAAGCTCCTTTAACGCAAGCATGACCGCAGCCACGTTACCCTTGTCGTCAGCACTACCCCTTCCGTACGCTTTGTTTTCCTTAATCGTTAGCTCGAAAGGATCGGTTTCCCATTCCTCAAGATTCACTGGAACAACATCGAAGTGGGCCATAAAGAGAAGCCTAGGAGTACCATCTCCTATTTCCCCATAAACTGCATAGTAGCCGCTTCTCTCTATGATCTCAGACTCTATATCCCAGGAGTCCAGCTGGTCTTTAATAAACCTTGGGCACTCTTTAGAAGGCTTAATCCCTTTATTAGGGTCATTGACGGTGTTAAAGGAGACCAATTCGGAAAGGAGCTCCAGTACATCCATACTTTTCACCAAATAAAAGGTCAAGGTGCGGGGCTTAAATATATTTATCATATATAATCATCAAAGCTTGGTCTTTGAAAAAAAGAGTTCTCAACCTTTGGTTTTCAATTTTCGGGTTTAAAAACGCTTTTTTATCCTGGACTTTAACTCGTTATCGAGGATCAGGGATGAGCATCATGGTTAATCCTGTTCATTAATGGAGGTGATATTGTTGAGGTACGTAAAATTACCAAAGGAAAATACTTACGAATTCCTGGAGAGGTTGAAGGAGTGGGGTAAGCTTTACGCTCCCGTAAAGATATCTGAGAAGTTTTATGACTTTAGGGAAATCGATGACGTTAGGAAAGTTGAGTTTCACTACACAAGGACGATAATGCCGCCCAAGAAGTTCTTTTTTAAGCCAAGGGAAAAGATGTTCGAATTCGACTTATCAAAACCTGAATACAAGGAAGTAATCGAAGACGTTGAACCCTTCGTTCTCTTCGGTGTCCATGCCTGCGACATCTACGGTCTAAAGATACTGGACACGATTTATCTTGACGAATTACCGGATAAATACTACAAGATCCGCAGGGAGAAAGGAATAATCATAGGGATAAGCTGCATGCCCGATGAATACTGCTTCTGCAACCTTAGGAAGACGGATTTTGCAGACGATGGCTTTGACCTTTTCCTTCACGAGCTACCAGATGGGTGGCTCGTTAGGGTTGGTTCTCCAACGGGACATAGGATAGTCGACAAGAACATAAAGCTCTTTGAGGAGGTTACAGACGAGGATATTTGTGCTTTTAGAGAGTTTGAAAAGAAAAGGCAGGAGGCCTTTAAATACCACGAGGATTGGGACAACCTTAGATATCTCCTAGAGCTTGAAATGGAGCACCCAATGTGGGAAGAAGAAGCCAATAAATGCCTAGCATGTGGAATATGCACTCTAACTTGTCCGACATGCAGATGTTATGAAGTCCAGGATATAGTCAACCTTGACGGAATTACTGGATATAGAGAAAGGAGATGGGATTCTTGCCAGTTTAGGAGTCATGGACTCGTAGCAGGTGGTCATAACTTTAGACCAACAAAGAAGGATCGCTTCAGGAATCGTTATCTCTGTAAGAACGCTTACAATGAAAAGCTTGGATTAAGCTACTGTGTCGGTTGCGGAAGATGTACAGCATTCTGCCCAGCTGGAATAAGTTTTGTAAGAAACCTGAGGGTAATACTCGGATTTGAGGAACAAAGATGCCCTCCAAATGTTAGTGAAGAGATCCCCAAGAAGGGATTTGCATATTCTCCTGGAGTAGGGGGTGATGAGGAGTGAACCTACCTAAGGATGTTATGATGCCAAACGATAACCCTTATGCTCTCCACAGGGTTAAGGTCCTCAAGGTCTACGATCTAACTGAGAAGGAGAAGCTCTTCCTATTTAGATTTGAGGATCCTAAGCTTGCCGAAACTTGGACATTTAAACCAGGCCAATTCGTTCAGCTAACGATCCCTGGGGTTGGTGAAGTTCCAATAAGTATATGCTCATCTCCGATGAGAAGAGGATTCTTCGAGCTCTGCATTAGGAGAGCTGGAAGGGTAACTACGGTAGTCCACAGACTTAAACCAGGCGACATCGTCCTTGTAAGAGGACCCTATGGCAATGGCTTCCCCGTTGACGAATGGGAGGGAATGGATTTACTCTTAATAGCAGCGGGCCTTGGAGCAGCTCCGCTAAGAAGTGTGTTCCTCTACGCCATGGATAACAGATGGAAGTACGGGAACATAACCTTCATAAACACGGCCCGTTATGGAAAGGATCTCCTCTTCTACAAAGAGCTTGAGGCAATAAAAGATCTAGCTGAAGCCGAGAACGTTAAGATAATTCAGAGCGTTACAAGGGATCCAAACTGGCCTGGGTTGCATGGAAGGCCTCAGCAATTCATAGTTGAAGCCAACACCAATCCCAAGAATACTGCAGTCGCAATCTGTGGGCCTCCCAGGATGTATAAATCAGTATTTGAAGCCCTGATAAATTACGGTTACAGGCCAGAGAACATCTACGTGACCCTTGAAAGAAAGATGAAGTGTGGAATAGGAAAGTGCGGTCACTGCGTTGTTGGAACGAGCACGAGTTTGAAGTACATCTGCAAAGATGGACCCGTGTTCACGTACTTTGACATAGTATCAACGCCTGGGCTTCTGGATTGAGGTGGGGGAAATGGGAAAGAAGAAAATTAGAATTGGATTTTACGCCCTAACTTCCTGCTATGGGTGTCAGTTACAACTAGCTATGATGGATGAGCTTTTATTACTACTCCCGCATATCGAGCTAGTCTGCTGGTACATGGTTGATCGGGATAGCATAGATGATGAACCCGTTGACATAGCCTTTATAGAGGGTAGCGTTTCAACTGAGGAAGAAGTTGAACTCGTCAAGAAAATAAGGGAGAATTCAAAGATCGTTGTTGCAGTTGGAGCCTGTGCCGTTCAAGGAGGGGTTCAAAGCTGGACGGACAAGTCGCTTGAGGAGCTCTGGAGGACAGTTTATGGAGATGCAAAGGTCAAGTTCAAGCCAAAGAAAGCCGAACCAGTTTCTAAGTATATAAAGGTTGATTATAACATCTACGGTTGTCCACCCGAGAAAAGGGACTTCTTATATGCATTAGGAACGTTTCTAATCGGTTCATGGCCAGAGGATATAGATTATCCAGTCTGCCTTGAGTGCAGGCTTAACGGATATCCATGCGTTCTTCTTGAGAAAGGTGAGCCTTGCCTAGGCCCAGTAACGAGAGCAGGATGCAATGCAAGATGCCCAGGATTTGGAATTGCTTGCATTGGTTGCAGGGGAGCTATAGGGTACGATGTTGCCTGGTTCGATTCTCTAGCTAGGGTATTCAAGGAGAAGGGGCTAACAAAAGAGGAGATAATCGAAAGAATGAAGATTTTCAACGGACATGATGATAGAATCGAGAAGATGGTAGAGAAGATATTCCAGGGGGTGAAAGAATGAAGGAAATTTACATTCCTATCACTGTCGATCACATAGCGAGGATCGAGGGAAAGGCAGGAGTTGAGATACTCGTTGGAGAGGATGGAGTCAAGGAAGTAAAGCTAAACATAATAGAGGGACCAAGGTTCTTCGAGGCAATAACGCTTGGCAAGAAGCTCGAGGAAGCCCTTGCAATTTACCCCAGGATATGCTCATTCTGTTCTGCTGCACATAAGTTAACGGCCCTGGAAGCCGCTGAAAAAGCTATAGGTTTTACCCCTAGGGAGGAGATTCAGGCTTTAAGGGAGATCCTTTACATTGGGGATATTATAGAGAGTCACGCCCTCCACCTTTACCTCCTCGTGCTTCCAGACTACCTTGGGTATTCAAGTCCACTCAAGATGGTAGACGAATACAAGAAAGAGCTTGAAACTGCAATTAAACTCAAAAACCTTGGAAGCTGGATAATGGATGTCCTCGGGGCTAGGGCGATCCATCAAGAAAATGCCATTCTTGGAGGCTTCGGAAAACTGCCCTCCAAAGAGACCCTGGAAAAGATTAAGGATGAGCTCAAAAGCGCATTACCTTTGGCCGAATACACCTTTGAATTATTCTCCAAGCTTGAGCAATACAAAGAAGTTGAGGGAGAGATAACGCACTTAGCCGTTAAACCCAGGAAAGATGCTTACGGAATATATGGAGATCGTATAAAAGCTTCCGATGGGGAAGAGTTCCCAAGTGAGGAGTACAAGAATTATATAAAGGAATTCGTCGTTGAGCACAGCTTTGCAAAGCACAGTCATTACAAGGGAAGACCCTTCATGGTAGGTGCAATCTCAAGGCTCGTGAACAACCATAAACTCCTTTATGGAAAGGCAAAGGAGCTCTACGAAAATAACAAAGACTTGCTAAGGCCCACAAATCCATTTGCAAATAACTTAGCTCAAGCCCTTGAGATAGTATACTTTATGGAAAGGGCCATTGATCTAATTGATGAGGTCTTAGCTAAGTGGCCAATCAAGCCGAGAGATGAAGTTAAGGTGAGGGATGGCTTTGGAGTCTCAACTACCGAAGCTCCCAGGGGGATACTAGTTTACGCCCTGAAAGTTGAAAATGGAAGGGTAAGCTATGCAGACATAATAACGCCAACCGCATTCAACTTAGCAATGATGGAAAGGCACGTGAGAATGATGGCCGAAGAGCACTACAAAGACGATCCAGAAAAGTTGAAGTTACTAGCAGAAATGGTTGTCAGGGCGTACGATCCGTGCATCTCGTGCTCTGTCCATGTGGTTAAGCTTCAGTAAAGTTTTTATCCCTTCTCTATTATTTTATCCCTATGAGCACGAGAGGGGATCTTATAAGAATATTGAGCGACATTGAAGAGAAAATTAACGAGCTGAAAATGGACGGTTATCGGCCAGATGTTATACTTTTTGGCAAAGAAGCCTACAACTTCTTCTCAAGCATCGTTAAAGTAGAAACCGGAGAGGAGGGACCCTTCACTGAAGTCTCAAATTTAAGGGTGGAAATCCTCTCAGAGCTTGGTAAAGATGCCGTAATAATAGACTCCAAGCTTTTAGGATTGAGCCCAGGAGCCGCGAAGAGAATCAGGATTATTAAGGAGTAGCATGGTGCGGGGGCGGGGATTTGAACCCCGGAACCCCTACGGGACGGGACCCTCAATCCCGCGCCTTTGACCAGGCTCGGCAACCCCCGCTCCGTCCCGAGGATATTTCCCTATACCGAATCTTATAAATTTTTCGTAATTGGAAAAGTCAGATACCCTGGGCGTCATCACCTCTCAGTTCTAGCGAACTTCATCATCCCAACTAATCTTGTACCTTATAACCTTATAAATCTCCTTTTGAAAACTTCAGCTATAATATAGCCTGAGAGCAGGAAGGCGAAAATAATGATCTTGAACGGAAAGTAGGGATAGCTGGAGGGAAGGTCTTCTCAGAGTTTAAATGAGAAGACGGCAAGGGCTTATCAAGTTAACCCTCACCATTCACAAGGGGAAAGAGTCAGCTCATAAAATGGCAAAAATTAAATCTTTGGCAATATGCAAAAATAAGGCGAAAATAATTTAACTCCTAATTTACCTATTTATCATTTGACAAACTTCAAATGGAGGTGTTCAATAGATGGGGTTGTATAGAAAATACATTGAGTACCCTGTTCTTCAGAAGATCTTGATTGGCCTTATCTTGGGTGCAATTGTTGGTTTAATATTAGGTCACTACGGTTACGCAGATGCCGTAAAGACATATGTAAAACCCTTTGGTGACCTCTTTGTTAGACTATTGAAAATGCTAGTAATGCCAATAGTCTTTGCATCGCTTGTGGTCGGTGCAGCAAGCATAAGCCCAGCAAGACTCGGAAGGGTGGGTGTAAAGATAGTCGTATATTACCTTCTAACATCCGCCTTCGCAGTTACCCTTGGAATAATAATGGCTAGGCTGTTCAACCCAGGAGCTGGAATACACCTCGCAGTTGGCGGTCAGCAATTCCAGCCAAAGCAAGCACCTCCACTAGTCAAAATCTTACTCGATATAGTTCCAACTAATCCCTTTGGTGCACTAGCCAATGGACAAGTACTACCCACGATATTCTTTGCAATAATCCTTGGAATAGCAATAACCTACCTAATGAACAGCGAGAACGAGAAGGTGAGGAAGAGCGCTGAAACCCTGCTTGATGCAATAAATGGATTAGCTGAAGCGATGTACAAGATAGTCAATGGAGTCATGCAGTACGCTCCGATAGGTGTATTTGCCCTTATAGCTTACGTAATGGCAGAGCAGGGGGTTAAGGTCGTTGGAGAGTTAGCAAAGGTTACCGCTGCAGTCTACGTAGGGCTGACGCTACAGATACTCCTTGTGTACTTCGTACTCCTAAAGATATATGGCATCGATCCGATAAGCTTCATCAAAAAAGCAAAGGATGCAATGCTAACAGCGTTCGTTACAAGGAGCTCAAGTGGTACATTACCAGTTACAATGCGCGTTGCAAAAGAGATGGGAATATCCGAGGGTATTTATTCCTTTACCCTACCATTAGGAGCAACGATAAACATGGATGGAACTGCACTATACCAGGGTGTATGTACCTTCTTCATAGCGAATGCCCTAGGTAGTCATTTAACGGTAGGACAACAGCTAACAATAGTCCTTACTGCTGTTCTAGCTTCAATAGGAACTGCTGGAGTCCCAGGAGCAGGTGCAATTATGCTTGCAATGGTTCTTGAAAGCGTTGGACTTCCATTAACCGATCCAAACGTTGCCGCGGCTTATGCTATGATCCTTGGAATAGACGCAATCTTAGACATGGGAAGAACGATGGTCAACGTCACTGGAGACCTGACAGGAACTGCCATAGTTGCAAAGACTGAGGGAGAGCTTGAAAAAGGAGTAATAGCCTGAGTTATTTTTCTCCTTTTCCTTTCATTTTTATATGTAATACTTGGATCCAATTCTCTCCCCGATATGGGGCTTTTTAAAACGTTATCAAGTTTTATTGTAGGCGATAAATCCCTCTCTAAACCAGCTGGGATAGGGAGCCAAGCTTTCTCCACATAGAGCCTCTCTCTTATACCTCTCCCAAAGATCATCTCTTTTTCGCTTTCCCCTTCTCCACCTCAAGATACAAATACCATAGTAAATTCGAAGAGTTCTTCTTTACAAGTAGAAAAGCCAACTATCTCTCTTCGCTTTGAGAGAAAATTCACGAGCAATAGAAATATATTCTAACGGAGGATGAAGTAGTGGAGCTTCATCTATCAAATACTACTAACCCCACTTCAGCTAAGCTTCTTACTATCTTTAGATGCTTTTTCTGCTGAGGTTAGTTTCATATTAATAACCACTGGAACTTTCTCTCTAAGCGCGAGTTTAAAAATTTGAGCGTGATATTTCCTTTCCCTCGAAACGGATCACTAAGAGTGGATACCCTTATGGGAGTAATTGTCAAACCCTCCTTTATTAGACCACTAAGAGGCCTTTTGATAAGGGATGCCTTTGATGGGTTCCAGTTTATGAGATACCGAGCTACTGCAGGGACTGATTCTAAGTGAAATAATTGACAAGGCAAGCTCTTTCGAGGGGAGCGGAAACTGGCACGAGAGGAAGTTCTTCCTGATGTACGATTTAAGTAACGAGGAAGTCAAGGAATCGCTGAGAAAGGTGAAGCCCCTCGGCTTTAAGGGAGTTATCTACGCGACAACAGCTCCAAACTCTCTGACCATGAAGCTCAACGAGCTTATAGAGGAGTGGCTTAAGAAGGATGCCTACTTCCGCCAGCTCAGGAGGATGAAGAAGGGGCCGTGCCTGAATATTGAGGGGTCTGGTTAGATTTCAATTAGATTTCAAGGTGTATTCCTTCGGTTTTATAATTCTTATGAAGCTGTCGTTCCTCTTTTTGAATTCCTCTGGCTTGATGAGCACGGGGCTTATTAGCTCTACGTACCTAAGAAGGACCTCTGTTACCAGCTCAATTACTCCCTCAAAATCAACCTCCCCAACTATCAGAACATCAATGTCGCTCTCCTTATCGTAGTCATCCCTGGCATAGGAACCGAACAAAAAGAGCCCCTCTATCGAGCTTCCAAAGCGTTCCTTTTAAAGCTTTAAAAACTCGTTAAGGGCCTGGGCCTTTTTGTCCATTTTTAACCTCCTCCAGAACACTTTTAATTCTCTCCAGGAAGCGCTCAGCACTTTCAACAACGTTTTCAGCTTCCTCATAACTTGGTTCGTAATAGACATCATAGTCAGCCTTTGATCTGAGCGAGAATGCGTAAGGTACTTTGCATAAACTCTTTCTATAAAGCCACTATTAACGAAGTGAAGGCCAAACATTCTAATAACTCCAGAGTGCTTCCTTGGGTCAATACCTTTCAAGAGAAGCAGAGCTTTGGCAGCATGGAACATTGAGTAGTATGCCCTGCTTATGGAATCTCTGAGCTTTCCGTTTTCCAGCAGGAGATACGCCGAAGAAAGTTCTTCCTCTGTGATTTTGATATGTTTTTCGACTTCTTCTGGAACATCCATAATGTAACTCCCGACCTAATTTATGGCACACTCGATATTTAACCCTTCTCTCCCAGTATTATGCCCTCCGGTAGAAGGGGAATCTATAAATACCTGGAGATAGAAGGGAAGGAGAATGGCAGGTTCCAGACCTCTCGGAGGTATCTTTGCCCTGTACGTCTTCATTGAGGTCCTTGTGGGATTCTAGGATGTTTTATTGGGTCTATTCAGACCTGAATTTGACATTGAGTACTACAAAACAACAGAAGAGATCCAATCCGAGAAAGATTATTTGCTGAAGGGAATCCTCCTGACATCGTTCGTGACATTGCCCTATTTTCTCCTGGGCAGTTTTAAGGCTCTTGAGAATCCACCAGATGATACTACTGGAACTGTCATTATTCTTTTGTTCTACCTCGGTGCCTGGGCGAGATTTGTACATAAGCTGTACCTCTGGAAAAAGCTGAACGATCGTTATAAGCATCTTCTTCTCCAGGAAGCAATCGCCAAGGGCGTTGAAATCGGCATGAAGAAAGCAAAAGAGGACTAATTCTTTCCATCAACCTTTTCAAACGGGTTGTAGATTCTAAGCCCCTCGATACCTTTAAAATCTCTAACGCTTCTCGTCACGAGAGTATAGCCGTATCTCAGGGCCGTGGCCGCTATTACAGCATCGGGAGCTTTATGCTTTTCCTTCTCCTAAGCTCGATTGCGAGTTCGGCAATGTCATCCGTGAGAGGAATTACACGAGCAAAGCTTATGAACTCTCTTGACTTCTCAAAACCCTCCGAAGTGTGGCCCTTCCTTCCAAGGAACTCTATCTTGGTGATTATGGAGATGTTGAAGTCCTCCTTTAGGATTTTCTCTATCCTGGGTATCTCATCCTCCGGAATGGCATCGGCGAGGTAGTATATGAGGATGTTGGTGTTTATCAGAAATCCCTCCCATTCCAATCTCAGCTCCCGAAGGCTCTTTTCGAGGTCTTTTTTCCTTTGTAAAAATCCCCTATACTTTGACACTTTAGCGATATAAAAATAAATTCAACATTTTAGTCACCTTAGTTTGTTATTTACCTCTTCTTTTGTTGTATAGTGGTGTGCTATGATGTAGTATAGGCTTCCGAGGAAGAGATAGGCCACTAAAATCGGGGGTGATGTGAGTAGGTTTATTGATGAGAGGGTGTATATTCCAAATAAGCCCAGGAGCCAGTGTTTTTTGGACTCTCAACTTTAATGATTAACACTACTCCTAGAGCTAGGATGAATACTCCAACTTTTAAGTCAAAGTTGGTAAGTGAAAAGGTTAGGGTGAATAATAAAGTGTATAGCCTCCAAAGGTTCTTCTCAAAGTTGTCAAAGTAAGCGGGTATTAGGAACATTGAGGAAATTATAAAGCCAATAACTGAAGGGGGAATACTATCCCTTACTAAATACAAGAGTAACGAGAGTGGGTAGAATGACGTTAAGAATGCCAAGCTTGATAAATGCCTCCTCCACCCATACCAGAGGAGGATTAAGGGGATTGACCCCAAGATAATGGGCGCGCCCACCTCTTGAACAGGCAGCGCCATTAAAACCGCCAAAGGCAACCACGCGAAAAACAACAAAAGAAGTACAGAAGGAGAAACACTAAAACCCCACCCCACCACGATCACCCCTGGGTAGGAGTTCGTGTTTGAAGACTAGGTTAAAAATGAGAATAATAGGAAGATAGACAGTTAGAATATTATAAGGCCCGCTATAATTCATTTTCCTCACCTTGGTGTTTGAATTCTAGGGTGAAGTCTAGGATGTAGAGTCCCAGCAGTGCTAGAGCTTGAAGCCCGTAAATTGTGCGATAGTAGAGGACGAGGGTGAGGGGGAGGATAATCATTAAGAGCACGGGTCTCTTAATATCTTCCTTCAGCTTAAAATCATAAGCTAAATCACTAATAAACCTCAACACCCTATCCATATAGAACAAGGGTAAAACCATCCACAAAAACCACAAAAGTGCGATAATACTCCCAAGGAATTCAAATGCCGTAATTACTGCGGCCATTGCGAGCCATATTGGGAAGAATAGTTTTGCCTCGAACTTGAACTTCTCTTTTTCAATCTCTTTATTAAACCACGCACTCATAAGAGTGAATACGACAGAATAATAAAAATTAAGATGAAGTATAGGGTATGCATTCAAAGAATAATTATCCCCCGTAATGAACAATAAAATAAGGGAAACAAGACCAGCCAAAGTCATGGCAATTCGAAGTACTCCTCTAACCTGCATTGTACTCTTTCCTCCTGTATTTAATTTCTTCAAGCTCTTTAATTTCCATGTGGAGCCATAGGGTTGGGATTGCATATACTAACGCTAGTGGTGTTTTATACAGTATTACGAGGAGTAGTGAGGGTATGTATAAGGCTAGCGTACATAGTTTATTAGTAGTGTTACATGTCCTCTTGAAGAGTCCTGCCAGGAGAAGGCATCCCAAGAGGGCTAGGAATCCTATTTCAGGCTTTAAGAGTAGTAAGAGGCCTGAAAGTATCATGTAAGGAAAGGAGTATAATTCGCCTACCTAGTAATCCCAAAATAATGTTTCCTAATGCTTATTAGTGCTGTAAGGAGCCATAAGAGGAACGAGACTCCTATTGGCCACAACGCCTCAGTAGATTCAGTTTTTACAGCAAGATAGAACACTAATACTATTGCACTTAGAGAGGGAAAACTTCGCTTTGGCGAAGCTATAAAAGCCAGTAACCCAAGCACACTCCAAAAAATAATAGAAACAAATCCCAACCCATCTTTCAACCACCCACTCCACTCGATCTATTTACTCCCAACCAATCTACCCCCAAACCCAACCTCCTTAAGATTCAGGATAATAGTATCTAGACTTTTTAGTTCAAAACTAACCGTACAAGTAGAGAACAACAACTCGTACTGCCCTCTACCTTGACCTCCTGACTGTCAATGCAAGGGTAAAGCTTAGGTTCGTGTGAATCCTGAGTGATAGGCCAATGGGGAGTAGAATTCCCTCCAAGGATTGCTGGAATTATACCCTTCATTGAATTCACCCCAACTAACTGGCCTTTACGTTATTCTCGGCGGCCTCCACAATCTTGCAAGATCAAACTTAAGCCAGAGGATAAAAATCAAAATATACACTACAAGGAACGGCAACAATTCTTTCTGAAGTCCAAATTCTTCAATTAAACTACCGAAAGAGAGAACTACCCACGGAATCTTAAGTAGGTAGAAGGCCTTTCTCTTCCCCCAGAGGAAGACTAGCCATAAGAGAAGGGAGCATGGCACGTAACCCATCATCAGCGAGAGGAACCATCCGAAGCTATATGACTTAAAGAGGAAAACGAGGAAAAACGATAGCAATAAAGCGAAGAGAATATCCTCAATTCCTTCATCATGTTTAGGTTCCGTTACTGGCTTTTCATATTCTTGGGCAAATAGGGCTGTAACAAGGAGGGAAGGAAGAATCCACCAGAAGATTGCTCCGAATACTGAGTGCCACATGTTGTAGAACACGCTGAAACCGGCTGTGAAAGTCGCTGAGAACACTAGCAGAACAAGAGTCCAGTGGAAAGACCTCCTACTCACTCCAATTATAACCCCCACAAATAGAGTGGAATAAAGAAAAAGTGAGAGCTCCATTAATCCACTCATTCTATCCTCCCCCCACTCTTCCTAAAATACTCCTTAAAGCGGGCAAAAAGAATGACTCAGTTGCCTTTAAAATTGCTTCCCCATACTTCCCCACTTTTGCAGCGGTTAGTATTCCTTTTAACGCCTTACCACCAATGATGAATGATCCGATGTCTGCTGGAATTGTAAGGTAGATTGTGTCGCTTGTTTTTACTTGGATTTGAGTTGAGATTTTGTACTTCTCGTATTTTGAGTATTCGAAATTATTACCCCTTGACATTTTCAATTCAAATTCGATTGTTACTGGCAGGTGATAATAACCATGGAGCCAGTAACGTGCAAATGCCATGAAGTCCGAAGTCCAAGCTTCAAAGGTAATATAAACATTCCCAGTCTCCCCAGCTTTGATCGTTGTAGTAGTATCCCGAGTTATCACCCCATTAGAATGATCCATTGGGAAGTCTATTGAGAGGACTCTCGATTCGTCTAACTCGATGGCAACCCCACTCCGAGTTGGATTTCTAAGCTCAACTACACACGTTGCCGTACCCTTGTAGTCAAGAGTTCCACCAACCTTCAAAACCAAATCATTACAAGACACTCTCGACAACTCTAGCCAATTAACCCTTCCCAAGACTTTAACATCCTCACTTGCCATTTGGCGCCCACCTATTCTTAGTATTAAGATCGTGTTTTGAGTTAAGGGTCCTATGGTTGCAGTTATTCTTGCAGTC
This Pyrococcus horikoshii OT3 DNA region includes the following protein-coding sequences:
- a CDS encoding M20/M25/M40 family metallo-hydrolase; its protein translation is MDVLELLSELVSFNTVNDPNKGIKPSKECPRFIKDQLDSWDIESEIIERSGYYAVYGEIGDGTPRLLFMAHFDVVPVNLEEWETDPFELTIKENKAYGRGSADDKGNVAAVMLALKELSKEEKLNGRVIFAFTGDEEIGGAMAMHIAEKLSKEGKVPKYMINADGIGMKPIIRRRKGFGVEIKVYPRKVKVKGRVREIEFEPKTPVVETRHAAYFLPGVDTHPMVALSHFLRNSNAVAISLDGAFIKGNVIPGKVKLKYVEPGEGEEVEGDLSLTALLKAIVPIVRAPIKAEKYSDYGVSITPNVYSFDGSHVLKVDVRAMSYSKDDIEKTLREVLNFNLPEAELIIKENEKAGYLFTSPDDELVRVTLRILKELGEDVEPIEGPGASDSRYFTPLGVKAIDIGPRGGNIHGPNEYVEVDSLRKMPEIYRRIALSLLL
- the hydB gene encoding NADPH-dependent hydrogenase/sulfhydrogenase 1 subunit beta gives rise to the protein MRYVKLPKENTYEFLERLKEWGKLYAPVKISEKFYDFREIDDVRKVEFHYTRTIMPPKKFFFKPREKMFEFDLSKPEYKEVIEDVEPFVLFGVHACDIYGLKILDTIYLDELPDKYYKIRREKGIIIGISCMPDEYCFCNLRKTDFADDGFDLFLHELPDGWLVRVGSPTGHRIVDKNIKLFEEVTDEDICAFREFEKKRQEAFKYHEDWDNLRYLLELEMEHPMWEEEANKCLACGICTLTCPTCRCYEVQDIVNLDGITGYRERRWDSCQFRSHGLVAGGHNFRPTKKDRFRNRYLCKNAYNEKLGLSYCVGCGRCTAFCPAGISFVRNLRVILGFEEQRCPPNVSEEIPKKGFAYSPGVGGDEE
- the hydG gene encoding NADPH-dependent hydrogenase/sulfhydrogenase 1 subunit gamma, which gives rise to MNLPKDVMMPNDNPYALHRVKVLKVYDLTEKEKLFLFRFEDPKLAETWTFKPGQFVQLTIPGVGEVPISICSSPMRRGFFELCIRRAGRVTTVVHRLKPGDIVLVRGPYGNGFPVDEWEGMDLLLIAAGLGAAPLRSVFLYAMDNRWKYGNITFINTARYGKDLLFYKELEAIKDLAEAENVKIIQSVTRDPNWPGLHGRPQQFIVEANTNPKNTAVAICGPPRMYKSVFEALINYGYRPENIYVTLERKMKCGIGKCGHCVVGTSTSLKYICKDGPVFTYFDIVSTPGLLD
- the hydD gene encoding NADPH-dependent hydrogenase/sulfhydrogenase 1 subunit delta; protein product: MGKKKIRIGFYALTSCYGCQLQLAMMDELLLLLPHIELVCWYMVDRDSIDDEPVDIAFIEGSVSTEEEVELVKKIRENSKIVVAVGACAVQGGVQSWTDKSLEELWRTVYGDAKVKFKPKKAEPVSKYIKVDYNIYGCPPEKRDFLYALGTFLIGSWPEDIDYPVCLECRLNGYPCVLLEKGEPCLGPVTRAGCNARCPGFGIACIGCRGAIGYDVAWFDSLARVFKEKGLTKEEIIERMKIFNGHDDRIEKMVEKIFQGVKE
- the hydA gene encoding NADPH-dependent hydrogenase/sulfhydrogenase 1 subunit alpha, coding for MKEIYIPITVDHIARIEGKAGVEILVGEDGVKEVKLNIIEGPRFFEAITLGKKLEEALAIYPRICSFCSAAHKLTALEAAEKAIGFTPREEIQALREILYIGDIIESHALHLYLLVLPDYLGYSSPLKMVDEYKKELETAIKLKNLGSWIMDVLGARAIHQENAILGGFGKLPSKETLEKIKDELKSALPLAEYTFELFSKLEQYKEVEGEITHLAVKPRKDAYGIYGDRIKASDGEEFPSEEYKNYIKEFVVEHSFAKHSHYKGRPFMVGAISRLVNNHKLLYGKAKELYENNKDLLRPTNPFANNLAQALEIVYFMERAIDLIDEVLAKWPIKPRDEVKVRDGFGVSTTEAPRGILVYALKVENGRVSYADIITPTAFNLAMMERHVRMMAEEHYKDDPEKLKLLAEMVVRAYDPCISCSVHVVKLQ
- a CDS encoding family 4A encapsulin nanocompartment shell protein; amino-acid sequence: MSTRGDLIRILSDIEEKINELKMDGYRPDVILFGKEAYNFFSSIVKVETGEEGPFTEVSNLRVEILSELGKDAVIIDSKLLGLSPGAAKRIRIIKE